Proteins co-encoded in one Plasmodium coatneyi strain Hackeri chromosome 7, complete sequence genomic window:
- a CDS encoding SICA antigen codes for MNAKMGNEVEAFFRSRWGIDKDKVYRLLLEFNRSLNDDDEVGGYTAVCDSVVEGYNVTDESLHKCFCKGLIRNLVKVTNGSETYTYKDTMLEVQTMKSNAPCDILNLWLLLYILKYGVQGNDILYVFTAISNLSEVFNPMEHENCKYTGTFTAELKKDGSSIFKDIYKWFLNEGSRNIGGAMDNSTACNEKSKKDDQKSESPKWELGKIRPEMKDKVQEVLEVIEELRTTVKKIEDELAPPKTKPEDNDCKDKGTLCDRVKCVTERWKSDSKKEDYTGMWKEVEAMVDELAKVIPKENGEVDKYCSVAIWNGKTTTFAEMEACRLIVRGLDHIYKIKTAGGGHDEKAKNDQIFHRTMACLLLNAYAKKMEEKAKENGCDVKNGIEHAFGESSKIQGSACSDGTCDICQQESYKDCFIDKDKVEDKVRTISNKENPGRNM; via the exons ATGAACGCTAAAATGGGCAATGAAGTAGAAGCATTCTTTCGCAGCAGATGG GGAATAGATAAGGACAAAGTGTACCGTCTATTGCTAGAATTCAACAGGTCCTTaaatgacgatgatgaggtAGGTGGTTACACAGCCGTTTGCGATAGCGTCGTGGAGGGTTACAACGTCACCGACGAAAGCCTTCACAAATGTTTTTGTAAGGGTCTTATAAGGAATTTAGTTAAAGTAACAAATGGCAGCGAGACGTATACATACAAAGACACAATGTTAGAAGTGCAAACCATGAAGTCGAATGCACCGTGTGATATATTGAATTTGtggttattattatatatattgaaaTATGGGGTGCAAGGGAATGATATTCTCTATGTATTCACAGCAATAAGTAATTTAAGCGAGGTATTTAACCCAATGGAACATGAGAATTGTAAATATACAGGTACATTCACAGCCGAGCTAAAGAAGGACGGAAGTAGTATTTTCAAAGACATTTATAAATGGTTTTTGAATGAGGGCTCTAGGAACATAGGTGGGGCAATGGATAACAGTACTGCatgtaatgaaaaaagtaagaagGATGACCAGAAGAGTGAAAGTCCAAAGTGGGAACTGGGAAAAATACGTCCCGAAATGAAGGATAAAGTTCAAGAAGTTCTCGAAGTTATAGAGGAGTTGCGTAccacagttaaaaaaattgaggatGAATTAGCACCCCCTAAAACGAAACCGGAAG ACAATGACTGCAAGGATAAAGGTACCTTATGTGATCGCGTAAAATGCGTTACAGAAAGGTGGAAGAGCGACAGCAAGAAGGAGGACTAT ACTGGcatgtggaaggaagttgaAGCCATGGTTGATGAGCTTGCCAAAGTTATACCGAAGGAAAACGGAGAGGTAGACAAATATTGCAGTGTTGCTATATGGAACGGTAAAACTACGACTTTTGCAGAAATGGAAGCATGCAGGCTTATTGTTAGGGGGCTCgaccatatatataaaattaagaCCGCCGGCGGAGGGCACGACGAGAAGGCCAAGAATGACCAAATATTCCATCGAACTATGGCATGCCTCCTATTAAATGCATACGCaaagaaaatggaagaaaaggcaaaGGAGAACGGTTGTGATGTAAAGAATGGCATAGAACATGCCTTTGGTGAAAGTTCAAAAATTCAAGGAAGTGCATGTAGCGATGGTACATGTGACATATGCCAACAGGAAAGCTATAAAGATTGCTTCATAGACAAAGATAAGGTAGAGGATAAAGTGAGAACAAT AAGCAATAAAGAAAACCCtggaagaaatatgtaa
- a CDS encoding SICA antigen codes for MSTKTKESKDCSKEKDLCARANCVTINWFRDRLTNGGNGRQNWCQFWDTDFKKRLEELSSDMKKGGAKNDGPCENFTKANGNTATESEQKACEYITSGLKHIYGIKEYQGNSNAVERKNNRLFEQTMKCLLLNAYADMLIKETEGRTCPIIEENIKHIFNKGNKKKDTWCVDKKKGDCVMCEREENPSCTLSVKSNLWIKHKRNGKDCETNKENVKKKVEVLFNGNEEIKQTLEKICPEHKEPKAAEKEEEGSSPAPADGPQEPAGAALGGGGSGGSISVTPKALPLTDKKGIDPFLPYFPLAPAVLGISAMSYLLWKYFGMLRKTRKRYRRAYQVLGPSLQEQLLAHVDQSGPHEYTLVKERRPRSTPIKRKKKRGVRRRGVRRRMIIDIHLEVLDERQKGDLHSKKEDFFEILVREFMGSKFMKEDFVPKEQVPSLDSGFRERRLCS; via the exons atgtcaaCAAAGACTAAGGAGA GTAAAGACTGCAGCAAGGAGAAGGACCTATGTGCACGTGCAAATTGTGTAACAATTAATTGGTTTAGGGACAGATTAACTAATGGGGGGAACGGAAGACAAAACTGG TGTCAATTTTGGGATACGGACTTCAAGAAGAGATTGGAAGAACTGTCTTCTGATATGAAAAAGGGAGGCGCAAAGAACGACGGACCATGTGAGAACTTCACAAAAGCAAATGGTAATACAGCAACAGAATCAGAACAAAAGGCCTGTGAGTATATTACGTCAGgtttaaaacatatatacggCATTAAGGAGTATCAGGGTAATAGTAACGcagtggaaaggaaaaataacagaCTATTTGAGCAAACTATGAAATGTCTTTTACTGAATGCTTATGCAGATATGCTCATAAAGGAAACGGAGGGGAGAACATGTCCTATTATAGAAGAAAACAtaaaacatatatttaataaaggaaataagaagaaggatACTTGGTGtgtggataaaaaaaagggtgattGTGTTATgtgtgaaagggaagaaaatccAAGTTGCACATTAAGCGTGAAGAGTAATCTATGGATTAAACacaaaagaaatggaaaagactgtgaaacaaacaaagaaaatgtaaagaaaaaagtggaagtgtTGTTCAATgggaatgaagaaataaaacaaactCTAGAGAAAATATGTCCGGAACATAAAGAACCGAAGGCTgcggagaaggaagaagaaggatccAGTCCAGCTCCTGCAGATGGTCCTCAAGAACCTGCAGGTGCTGCTCTTGGTGGAGGTGGTAGTGGTGGGTCAATTTCAGTAACACCCAAGGCTCTTCCACTTACTGACAAGAAAGGAATcgatcccttccttccttacttccCTCTTGCTCCTGCCGTGCTTGGTATTTCTGCTATGAGTTATTTACTGTGGAag tactttggaatgctaCGGAAGACAAGAAAACGCTACAGAAGAGCTTATCAAGTACTTGGTCCATCCTTacaagaacaactccttgctcatgtggaccagagtggtccacatgaatataccttagtaaaggaacgaagaCCTCGTTCAacgcctataaaaaggaagaaaaaacgagGTGTTCGTCgtcgtggtgtacgtcgccgaatgattattgatattcatttagaagtcttagacgaacgtcaaaaaggggatctgCATTCGAAGaaagaagacttttttgaaattttggttcgagaatttatgggaagcaaatttatgaaggaagattttgttcctaaggaacaggttccaagtttagattccgggtttagggaaagaagactctgttcctaa
- a CDS encoding KIR protein, translating into MPVPVPELKDAPSKSLFYDNFGKGSDSCHEGYTVNLKNILEMDSGGKVYVGSIKKAECYVSKMQKNSMNTYYKDRCNFLFFWIGELLSANLDDSLLPTIMQLICTELKKWYAKNECKIICTHAKKDLFLKRKVIFDYKHDCSVIQTAILSKDSTCAATYGPYLDAIIRIYTEVKYDCETASSSANDPYCKEFVKWFEYGNDPENLKSQCESSQEYRGPKPDPEGHSQGVPSPTAAVVPAAVSTVFGVLGIPTITFLLYKFQDDQHKCDNIRNWTTGIDSILENKLQKEWVSGDEKYATRIANVWCFISKLITKKNGQPPPCSAICDYFFFWLGDILCRDTKGRKGFQDTMRSIYSKLNEHAVQCKYEPMGNTIGCGDFKERKIMFDYYYDYPTIWKNLWENSSLCKGKYDTYLTGNGVKGVGADGGADDAYRKVQASCPADVNDRFCKEFWNKKFQNESIPRPSELKYFYDPLKENSVAAQNCEHDTESNIQTKLNSCCADTNVGELAPQIKGAYCFVSGMKPYKNYTLHKWRWHFLYYWVGDLIWNELKSGEDKDSKFRRCLEEVCKIIKTKCQSENAGEREECEIPCYSIDHNTFTNRKKFFDFTKNYNDIKDYVWGDSGDCQTHWPSYKKDIETTCEGVKQYCKGAGTAGREEPKGKDDPYCKKPYEDDKSYCTGAMLPELKCKQPVQEIEDDATSWQNLNGLIPLSAADEAVRSATITSSISSILGTLGLTVVPFFLYKDACLNALPSVKVYNTFRGTDIKCSKELTFLQRYVQGLETALGTHTNIKKRAGDIVKTFCHVSEISEDEPYYSRRCDFLYYWLGDIVYNERTAFGQYGLVINKIYTELGHLFVNGKCEIKYKGRSQHDFKKRKNIFDYWNNYDTIKQYLENGDKGGCGGKYATYLQSVIPHWDNITTSCSSKSDGTDSYCTLIKDFLNDKNSPTTTI; encoded by the exons atgccGGTCCCA GTACCAGAATTGAAGGATGCACCTTCAAAATCGTTATTCTATGATAATTTCGGAAAAGGGTCAGATTCTTGTCATGAAGGGTACACCGTTAATTTAAAGAATATTTTGGAAATGGACAGTGGTGGAAAGGTCTATGTTGGTAGCATTAAGAAAGCGGAGTGCTATGTATCTAAAATGCAGAAGAACAGCATGAACACATACTATAAGGATCGCTgtaattttctatttttctggATAGGCGAATTATTATCTGCCAATTTAGATGATAGTTTATTACCAACTATTATGCAGTTAATTTGCAcggaattaaaaaagtggTATGCTAAAAATGAGTGTAAAATTATTTGTACTCATGCTAAAAAGGACCTCTTCCTTAAGAGAAAAGTAATATTCGACTATAAGCACGACTGTAGTGTCATACAAACAGCAATCCTTAGTAAAGATTCCACTTGTGCTGCTACATATGGCCCCTATTTGGACGCCATTATTCGAATATATACGGAAGTAAAATACGATTGTGAAACGGCTTCCTCCTCTGCCaatgatccatattgtaagGAGTTTGTAAAATGGTTTGAGTATGGCAATGATCCAGAAAACTTAAAATCACAGTGTGAATCATCGCAGGAATACCGTGGACCGAAACCTGATCCTGAAGGTCACTCACAAGGAGTTCCTTCCCCTACCGCCGCAGTTGTCCCAGCTGCCGTGTCTACAGTGTTTGGAGTATTGGGAATTCCAACAatcacttttcttttatataag tttcAGGATGACCAACATAAATGTGACAACATCAGAAACTGGACAACAGGAATAGATAGTATattagaaaataaattgcagAAAGAATGGGTAAGTGGGGACGAAAAGTATGCTACGAGAATTGCGAATGTTTGGTGTTTCATATCTAAATTAATTACAAAGAAGAACGGACAACCACCACCATGTTCAGCAATTTGTgattacttcttcttctggcTGGGGGATATATTATGTCGCGACACGAAAGGGCGTAAAGGGTTTCAGGATACTATGAGGTCTATCTATTCTAAATTGAACGAACATGCCGTCCAATGTAAGTACGAACCTATGGGAAATACTATTGGCTGTGGTGATTTtaaggagagaaaaataatgttCGACTATTATTACGACTACCCAACCATATGGAAAAATCTATGGGAGAATAGCTCCTtgtgtaaaggaaaatatgacACCTACCTAACTGGAAATGGTGTTAAGGGAGTTGGTGCAGATGGTGGAGCTGATGACGCTTATAGAAAAGTGCAAGCAAGTTGTCCAGCTGATGTGAATGATAGGTTCTGTAAAGAATTCTGGAATAAGAAGTTCCAAAATGAAAGTATCCCAAGACCATCAGAACTGAA GTATTTCTATGACCCACTTAAGGAAAACAGCGTCGCCGCCCAGAATTGCGAACATGACACCGAGTCCAATATACAGACCAAGCTAAATTCATGTTGCGCAGATACAAATGTGGGAGAACTTGCTCCCCAAATTAAAGGAGCCTACTGTTTTGTTTCTGGAATGAAACCATACAAGAATTATACATTACATAAGTGGCgttggcattttttatattattgggtAGGGGACCTAATATGGAACGAACTGAAAAGTGGGGAAGATAAGGACAGCAAGTTTAGACGCTGCTTGGAGGAGGtttgtaaaattataaagacTAAATGTCAAAGTGAAAATGCAGGCGAACGAGAGGAATGTGAAATTCCTTGTTACAGCATTGACCATAACACCTTCaccaatagaaaaaaattctttgaCTTCACCAAAAATTACAATGATATAAAGGATTATGTATGGGGAGATTCGGGTGATTGTCAAACACATTGGCCTTCTTATAAGAAGGACATTGAAACAACATGTGAAGGTGTTAAGCAATATTGTAAAGGGGCAGGTACGGCgggaagggaagaaccaAAGGGTAAGGATGACCCATATTGTAAGAAGCCTTATGAGGACGATAAATCTTACTGTACGGGGGCGATGCTACCAGAATTAAAGTGTAAACAACCAGTTCAAGAAATAGAGGACGATGCTACGTCATGGCAAAACCTGAACGGGTTAATTCCATTATCCGCAGCAGACGAAGCGGTCCGTTCTGCTACCATTACctcttccatctcttccattCTCGGCACACTCGGACTAACGgtagttccttttttcttatataag GATGCATGCTTGAATGCATTACCTTCAGTGAAGGTGTACAACACATTCAGAGGCACGGATATTAAGTGCAGTAAGGAACTAACTTTCTTGCAGAGATATGTACAAGGTCTGGAAACCGCATTAGGAACACATACTAATATTAAAAAGCGCGCTGGGGACATTGTAAAAACTTTTTGCCACGTATCAGAAATAAGTGAGGACGAACCATACTATAGTCGGCGGTgtgattttttatattattggttgggcgACATCGTATATAATGAACGTACAGCCTTCGGTCAATATGGATtagtaataaataaaatatacacagaGCTGGGGCACCTATTcgtaaatggaaaatgtgaaattaaGTACAAAGGCAGAAGCCAGCATGActttaaaaagagaaaaaacatcTTCGACTACTGGAACAATTATGACACTATAAAACAGTATTTAGAAAATGGTGATAAGGGCGGctgtgggggaaaatatgcaACCTATTTGCAGAGTGTTATTCCTCATTGGGATAATATTACTACGTCCTGCTCCAGTAAGAGTGACGGTACGGATTCGTATTGCACATTAATTAAGGACTTCCTTAATGACAAGAACAGTCCAACGAC AACAATTTAA